Proteins encoded in a region of the Rutidosis leptorrhynchoides isolate AG116_Rl617_1_P2 chromosome 9, CSIRO_AGI_Rlap_v1, whole genome shotgun sequence genome:
- the LOC139868795 gene encoding uncharacterized protein, translated as MQFLLTTLKLVYVLSTPRPAESDKETMEHARLRSKWDNDDLMCHGHILNGMSDVLFDVYNCVELAKELWDKLEAKYIAEDASNKKFLVSNFNNYKIADTRPIMEQFHEILRILGKFTQHNISVDETFMVSYIIDKLPSSWQDFKHTLKHKKEDMNLNELGSHLRIEESIRAQDSAKGKGKEVGSSSINMIEDKSHGNKYNKKSNNKK; from the coding sequence ATGCAATTTCTTTTGACTACATTGAAATTGGTCTATGTGTTGTCAACTCCAAGGCCCGCTGAATCGGATAAAGAGACCATGGAACATGCCCGGTTAAGGAGCAAATGGGACAACGATGACTTGATGTGTCATGGCCACATTCTAAATGGTATGTCCGATGTTTTATTTGATGTTTACAATTGCGTTGAATTGGCAAAGGAACTTTGGGATAAATTGGAGGCCAAGTATATAGCCGAGGATGCATCTAACAAGAAATTTCTTGTTAGCAATTTCAACAATTACAAGATTGCTGATACTAGGCCCATCATGGAACAATTCCATGAGATCCTTAGGATCTTGGGGAAATTTACCCAACATAACATAAGTGTGGATGAAACTTTCATGGTTTCATACATTATTGACAAATTGCCATCTTCATGGCAAGATTTCAAGCACACACTCAAACACAAAAAAGAAGATATGAATTTGAATGAGTTGGGTAGTCACTTGAGAATTGAGGAATCAATTCGGGCACAAGATAGTGCCAAGGGGAAGGGTAAAGAAGTGGGATCTTCTTCAATTAACATGATTGAAGATAAATCCCATGGGAATAAAtacaacaagaaatcaaacaacaaGAAATGA